In Campylobacter sp., the DNA window CATCAAATTTCAGCAAATCTAAAGTTTTAAAATGTATAATCGCCACCATAAATTTTATTAACAAGGAGAAACAAATGATAGTAACCAACAAAGCCGTTGATTTTACGGCAACTGCGGTTTTAGGCAACAACGAAATAGTCGAGGATTTCAACCTCTATAAAAATATCGGCGAAAAAGGCGCGGTCGTATTCTTTTATCCAAAAGATTTTACCTTCGTCTGCCCGAGCGAGATCATCGCATTCGATCACAGATATCAAGATTTCAAATCTAAGGGTATCGAAGTTATCGGCGTTAGCTGCGATAGCGAGTTTACCCACCTTGCATGGAAAAATACTCCGGTAAACGCAGGCGGTATCGGCAAAGTGCAGTTCCCACTCGTCTCAGACATCACGAAAGACATCGCGCGCAGCTTCGACGTGCTGTTCGGCAACGCCGTAGCGCTTCGCGGCAGCTTCCTACTTGACAAAGACGGCACAGTCCGCCACGCCGTCATCAACGACCTACCGCTTGGCAGAAATATCGACGAGATGTTAAGAATGGTCGATACGATGCTATTTACAAACGAGCACGGCGAGGTCTGCCCTGCAGGCTGGCACAAAGGTGACGCAGGGATGAAAGCAGATCCTAAGGGCGTCGCAGAGTATCTAGACAAAAACGCGAGCAAACTATAATTCGTGAAATTCTTCGCGCTGGCGTACAAATTCTAACCGCGTAAGGTTTAAATTTAGCCTTGCACGGGCTATTAAAGCTAGCAAAGCTTTCTAAATTCCGCTGCCAAAATTTTGAGTCGCGGCGGCGGAATCCCAAAAATCCCAAAAATCCCAAAAATCCCAAAAATTCCGTTTCTTGAAATTCTACAAGTAAAATTTCAAAACCGCAAGTAAAATCCCAAATCCTTGGTAAAATTCCATCTGTAACAAAGCTCGCAAAATCATACTTTAAACTAGCTTTTGTTACAATCGCAAGTTTTTAAATCCAAGGACAATTATGAAAAAGCTTATATTTTTTATCTCCGCCCTGCTTTGCTCTTTGAGCCTTTACTCCGCAGACGCTAACCCGGACGCGCCGCTTAAGCTCGATCCTAGCGTCGTGCACGGCGAGCTGGCAAATGGCGTGAAATTTTATATCCTCAAAAACGATGTGCCGAAAAATAGCGCGCTTTTTTACCTCAACGTAGCTGCGGGCAGTGTCGATGAAAATGATGACGAGCAGGGCTTAGCGCACTTCGTTGAACACATGGCGTTCAATGGCAGCGAACATTTTGATAAAAACGAACTAGTCCATACCCTGCAGCGCTTGGGAGTAAAATTCGGCGCGGATCTCAATGCGCAAACAGGCTTTGAAAATACCACCTACAACATCCAGTCCCAAGTAAGCGACGAGACGCTGAAGGACGTATTTTTGGTATTGCGCGACTATGCAGGCGGCGTAAAATTTGACGAGAACGAAACACAAAAGGAAAAAGGCGTCATCTTAGAGGAAGCAAAAAAAGGCTTTGAGAGGCGCTTTTATGAAAAGCGCGCCACATATTTATACCCTAATTCCATATTTTCCAGACGCTTTCCGATCGGACAAAATGAAATCATCAAAGGCGCCACCGGCGAGCAACTAAAAAAATTCTATGCGCGCAACTACCTTCCTAGCGCCATTAGCATCATAGTCGTGGGCGACGTAAACATTGAGCAGATTAAAAACCTAATCAAGCAAAATTTTAGCTCTCTTTCTGCGCACGGCGAAAAAATCCCGCGCGATCTTAGTCTACGCCCATTTGAAGGCGGGCTAGCAAGCACCGTAGAGCCCGAGCTCGGCGCCAATGTCGCTAGCGTGCTTTACGCAGGCAAATATGAGCCGCTAAGAAGCTACAGTGCGCTTAAAAATGAGTGGCTGCAAGCCTACGTATCGAGGCTGATGGAGCTTGGATACGACGCGATGAATGTAAATGCCAAAATTCCGCTTAAAGCCTATTTCGGCTCGGACGATTTGTTTAAAAACCGCAGACTATACAGCATAAGCGCGAATATTTTTAATTTCGACGCCAACGCCACATTAAATAGTCTTTTTAGCGCGATCAAAGGGGTACGCGAACACGGATTTAACAATGACGATTTTGATAGCGTTAAGGCGGAATTTAAACATCAAGTGCAAGCCGATCTGCTTAAAAACGATACACAAAGTGCGCAAATAGGGGCACTACTTGATTTCGTACAAAACGGCAATGTAAAGCTTAGTAAGCAAGACGAGCACGATCTAAGCCTCAAGGCGTTAGAAGAAATAACGCTAGCAGATGTTAATAAATTTTTCTCTCAGATAACGGATGGAGCGAGATTTACGGAGATTATCTCGGCAAAGGATTTGGGCATTAGCCAAAAAGACGCGAAGCTGCTCTACGAAAAAGCGCTGCCGTTTAATTTCGCTGCTTCGAAGCTTGCTTCCAAGCAGCTTGCGGGAGCAGATTTAAAAGAGACGGAATTTAAAACGCAAAAAGGCGCTAGCGGCACTGAAATTTTGGAGTTTAAAAACGGCGCTCGCGTAATTTTAAAACCCCTTAAAAGCGAGAAAAATAAAATCGCCCTCGCAGCCGTTAAAAAAGGCGGCTACGCACATTTTGGCAAGGCTCGTGGCGAAATTTTAACTGCGCTGCTCAACTCAGGCACCATAGGCGAGCTAAACGAATATGAGGCGGGACGCTTGACCTCAAAATTTGATTATAAGCTAAGATTTAGGATGGACGACGCAGACTGCGGTTTTAGAGGCGCAGGAGCGGATCTGGAGGCGATGACACACGAGCTTTACGCAAGATTTAGCGAGCCGCTAATTCATGCAAGCTCGCTTACAAAATACAAAACCGACGCGCTTTCGGCGATTGCGCTACGAGACGAGACGGCGGAATTTAAATTCGGCGAGCAAATTTTAAAATCTCTATATTCGGGAGATACGGCTCGCAAGCAGCCGCTTAGCGTAGATGACGTAAAGAGCGCAAATCTTGCCGATTTGCAGCGCGATGCGGATGAAATTTTTTCAGGTGCTGGAAATTTTATCTTTGTGCTTAGCGGCGATTTCGAGCCTGCGCGCGCAAAACAAATTCTAGCCAAATATATCGGCAATCTAAAGCCCGGCACAAGCAGCGCTACGCCTAAAACTTTGATGCTAAATACTTCTAGCGGAGAGATTGTGCAAGATTACGGCGATAGTGATAAAAGCGAAGTTCGGATGATTTTTTCAAACTATGAGCTGCAAAATTTCGACTTTGCAGACACTTATAAATTTCAAGCGTTAAAAAGCGTACTAAGCAATCGCATCGTCGAGCAGATTCGCGAGGCGCGCGGACAAATTTACTCGGCGATGGTGCATAGCGCCTATGTGCGTGAGCCACAAATCGCAGCGAGCTTGAATGTATCGTTTTCTACCGAGCCGAAAGACGCCCGTGCGGTTGCAGCAAGCGTGAGTGAAATTTTAAAACAGATCGAAAGCTCCGGCGCAAAAGATAGCGAGCTGGCAAATTTCAAAAAAGCGCAAATTTTATCGACCAAAAGAGCTGCACAGACGAATGATTTTTGGCTTGCTAATATCACTGCGCACGAGCTTTACGGCTATCCGCTCTATGACGAAAAAAGCTACGCGGCAAGCATAAATGCGGTAAAAAGCGCGGATGTGCAAGAAGCCGCGCAAATGCTAAGCGATAGGCTATTTACGGCGATTTTAAATCCAAAAAGCTCCGAGAAACGCTAATGTTCGTTTCATTTTTTAAAAGCAAAAAATGGGCACTTTTAGCATATACAGGGCTAGTATTTTTGATCGCGATTAATTGGTATCAAACTACGCTGAGCGTGCGTTTCAACGAATGG includes these proteins:
- a CDS encoding peroxiredoxin codes for the protein MIVTNKAVDFTATAVLGNNEIVEDFNLYKNIGEKGAVVFFYPKDFTFVCPSEIIAFDHRYQDFKSKGIEVIGVSCDSEFTHLAWKNTPVNAGGIGKVQFPLVSDITKDIARSFDVLFGNAVALRGSFLLDKDGTVRHAVINDLPLGRNIDEMLRMVDTMLFTNEHGEVCPAGWHKGDAGMKADPKGVAEYLDKNASKL
- a CDS encoding pitrilysin family protein, whose amino-acid sequence is MKKLIFFISALLCSLSLYSADANPDAPLKLDPSVVHGELANGVKFYILKNDVPKNSALFYLNVAAGSVDENDDEQGLAHFVEHMAFNGSEHFDKNELVHTLQRLGVKFGADLNAQTGFENTTYNIQSQVSDETLKDVFLVLRDYAGGVKFDENETQKEKGVILEEAKKGFERRFYEKRATYLYPNSIFSRRFPIGQNEIIKGATGEQLKKFYARNYLPSAISIIVVGDVNIEQIKNLIKQNFSSLSAHGEKIPRDLSLRPFEGGLASTVEPELGANVASVLYAGKYEPLRSYSALKNEWLQAYVSRLMELGYDAMNVNAKIPLKAYFGSDDLFKNRRLYSISANIFNFDANATLNSLFSAIKGVREHGFNNDDFDSVKAEFKHQVQADLLKNDTQSAQIGALLDFVQNGNVKLSKQDEHDLSLKALEEITLADVNKFFSQITDGARFTEIISAKDLGISQKDAKLLYEKALPFNFAASKLASKQLAGADLKETEFKTQKGASGTEILEFKNGARVILKPLKSEKNKIALAAVKKGGYAHFGKARGEILTALLNSGTIGELNEYEAGRLTSKFDYKLRFRMDDADCGFRGAGADLEAMTHELYARFSEPLIHASSLTKYKTDALSAIALRDETAEFKFGEQILKSLYSGDTARKQPLSVDDVKSANLADLQRDADEIFSGAGNFIFVLSGDFEPARAKQILAKYIGNLKPGTSSATPKTLMLNTSSGEIVQDYGDSDKSEVRMIFSNYELQNFDFADTYKFQALKSVLSNRIVEQIREARGQIYSAMVHSAYVREPQIAASLNVSFSTEPKDARAVAASVSEILKQIESSGAKDSELANFKKAQILSTKRAAQTNDFWLANITAHELYGYPLYDEKSYAASINAVKSADVQEAAQMLSDRLFTAILNPKSSEKR